In the Glycine max cultivar Williams 82 chromosome 19, Glycine_max_v4.0, whole genome shotgun sequence genome, GTATCTTTCCTCCAAAGCCCCAAGCAGGAAACTGCCTATCAGAATCATAAAACTGAATAACTTCTCCAACCTCCATTATAGCCTACAGATAAATACTGTGTTGGTTAGGCAAAACAATGGATCTATTGCGCTTCACATGTTAATGATTGAAAAGTTCATAATCATTCATTCACAAGAAGTAGATATCAAGCTTACCTGTTGGTATGAATTTAGCCGACCATATGCATCAATGTAATGCAAAGAATCTGAATGTTGAGGATTTCCATTTGAAGCTGGACACATGTTGAAGTGCTTGGCAAACTAAGATAAGAAATTCATAATCACCGTGAGCAATAGAAGAAAATTGTTACTTACCAGTGAAATCTACAGCAACCATGAAGTTCAGTTCAAAACCACTAGATATGTAGTCAATAAAACTGAATTGTTCCTTTTCGCAATATTGATCCACAAACAGTTGACCCTTCAGAACCTACATGGAAGAAATTCCAAAAAGTGAGGTTAAGCAAAGGAGTAgagcaaaaatgtaattctataGCGTAGGTCAACCGACACCTTCTCTTGTCTGTGGCGTGTGGATGGTATGATCAAATTTACGCCTGTTCTTTCTCCGTATAGCTTTTCAAGGTCTGCTACTGACTTCTGCACTTTACTGATTGCAATAAATTTtgatatcaatatatttttcatccatAAACCAGAAAAGTATATGCCCAACAAAAATATAAGCCCGTTTCTAATAATTGCATTATTACCCAATAAGTACATGATCACCGCTGCTATTGAAATCAAAACACTCGATCACTAATGGACTATCCTGCAcagaagtttaaaaaatttcaaagctAGATAAATACTATCTGGTAACATCAAATGGTAAGACCAAAGGTGGCAGGCTTACTTTACTTCCAAACTTGTGGCCACTAAGACAAACTGGTTTCCATTTTGGATTTAAATTGTCGTTGATAACTTCAGTCTTGCATATAGGAATATAACCTCCACTCTCAATCATTCTTGATATTCTTAGAAAAGGGTCCTacaagaaaaacatatattagAGATTTTTCGAacgccaaacaaaaaaaaaatgcacttaaTTAAATAGGGAACATGAATGTAGGTGGGGTATAGAATATGTACACTTTTAGAAAAGACATCCTTGTTATCCAAGTGAGAACAACTCAAGACCATCTCAACTGCACTTTTTGAAGCAACAGTCTCCTCAGCATGAATAGTTATTGCCCCAAGGTTTCTTAAAACACCATGCCCGCTTTTGTTTTGGAGCCTTAAAGATAAGCTCCTACTTGGTTTAGTCACAATCTGTGGCACACACAGTTCACACCAGCGTCACTCAGTGGCTACAATCTCAATTCTCAATGCAACAGTACTAACAAGCAGCACAATGAAAATGAATACAATGATACTGACCTCTGATAAAGTGCAACTGGTCATTCCAAGGAATTCTTGATCTCCCAGTTTTAGCGTCTGCAGGAACAACAGATGAAAAAATTTCTTGGTTTTCAAATATAAACTTCATAAGTCGTCATAACCATTCCCTAAAATATTTGGCAAGAGCAAGAgagaataataaatttgtaaaaatactATTGCaatgcaaaatatattttaattatgaaaatctGCCATAAATTAATGTCTTTAATCACACAGGTTCATATAAAATTGAAGAGAGCACTCAAAAGGATTTATTTTCAAATCTAACCTAAAGTCCGTTCAGGtaaataactttaattaaaattttattaaatgaatatttaatatataattatataaacatttatgtataaattggttctataataaaaaaaatcaaataaggtATAAGCTTTTCTTATAagctattttaaataattctttggactaagttaaaaatattcttatgagaacaacaacaacaacaacaacgtcttatcccactaggtggggtcggctacatggatcaacttccgccataatgttctatcaagtaccatacttctttATGagaacattataatttttttttataaattatttcaaatacttGAACAAATGTTTATTTCATAagataagtttaaataaattgttcatgaactttataaattaaataatttatcccCTGATTGGAAAAAGGTAAATTATTCCTATTGAAATCGGTTGCTGTTTGCAATTGACATGATGACAAGGATATATTAACCTTTTCATTTGTAAAATCACTGAATAAAGTAGTTaaatgatttgcaaaaaaaaaaaagattgaaaaaatcCTCCCTTTCCCTCCCCTCTCCCTCCAATCAAACTCTATATTAGTGATTTTTGTGAAGccattacatatatatgttCAAACAAGAATAACATAAATAcagctaaaatatttttctttagaaaaattCAGCAATCTACGAGTTGGCACTGCTTTGACTCAATCGAAAAGTATCACTGTAAAATCCTGACTGAGCAAACAATGCAGGGTTCATTTAGAGGGCAGAGTTATTATGATTTACAAACCTTGGTGGGAACACTATGATATTTTGTATCAATGTCATACACATGAAATctgaaagaaaagtaaaatatgaGAGGAGTTATATTATTGCAATACAAGCACGCCATTTGTAGCTTGGGAATAGGTGCAAGACAGATCAAGGATGGCTTACTCAAGTGGTTGCACAATTTCGAAGTGAAATGCAACACTAATTTTCTCTATCCACTCTGGATTCAAACAATTCAGAATGACTTCAGTGCGACCTAATTCTTCCAATTTACCATCTCTTTTCTTTGCATAAACTACAACCATGGGATCACTCTGGAAGAATAAGGGGAAAAAATCAGCTAAATTATGCTCACAAAGGCCTATTTGATCAATGTGCATGTACCAAACTAAACTTCCACGAAGATATTGAAACTTTCacataaaagataattatttttatttttatgtttacgaaaaacaaatttttgtaaataacgtCGTTAAACTTGAGATTTACATGAATTTGTGGAGGAACTGTGACTctgctaataaaattttacatactGGTTTCTACAGtctaaaaaataacttcaaagCATTTGCATGATTAGCATCACTAGATTATTAAGAgtgtaaatgaaaaataatacatgCTATGTACTTATTGAAAAATAGTAATACTAACATACAAGAAACTTTATTTGTCTAAAATATTTTGGATTGTGATTGCTTTGCCTAGCATAAACAGAGGTAAGGATATTAAGGCAAATGCAAAGGTATTTCAGGAAGAAAAAGAACGGTCACACGTAAATAAGCATGAAACAtcgagaaataaaagaaaatgagaaccaTTTCGAATCTTTTGTATAACATTTGCAGCCATTCCATAGAAAATATACCTTTGATGCAATGTCCAGATCAAGTAAGTTAGATGCTGAGAGAGATAACTGtagcaaaaaaaatagaagaccaTAATCATTTCCACCATGTCCAGGTtccaaaaataacaaatagtacatttgaataaacaaaaaacaaaaatgaacagaaaaaaagttagaaaacaaacaaatactCGTGAAAAACCTATACATGctttatgatattaaaaaaaatcctaaaaacaaCACTCGAAAACATTCATTTTGGTGGACGGATTTACTCAGGGTAGCATAAGACATTTGCTAGTTAGCTTTTCTAGAGCTTATGTTTTAGAATCacattataaaaaacaaatgcTTGACAACATGAAACTTTAATTTGCGAAATTTAAATCCcccattttttaatcaatatttggCAGTTTATCACATATCTGAACATAAACTTCTATGGTTTTCCAGTAAACAGgtatcttataaaataaattatcttcaCAAAAGTTTATCTGGCAAATTAACTTCATTAATTTctaccattaaatgatattcgaatttaacatcatttttttcttttggcgtTGGGGAGACTAAGGAGGGAACTCACAAATGTGATTTTACGTTGTATTGAGAATTTtatcttgattttgattttgcagTTTAGTTTCGAACACACAATAAATTTAACAGTGTTTAGTTGggatagaaaaggaaaaaaaaataatgtttgtaaACCTTTTATCAGAGTGGATCCCGCAAGAAGTGAgacctaaaatatatatttttttacttttaatatgtTAGgcatttttatcaatatatgtGGTTTTTTTCAGTATAAAGTCTGTTTTACTTTATaagtactaataaaaaataattttagttctcTTATCTTAAAGTCAAGTCAATCTTGCCTTTTATTTGACGAAAAGATTCaggataaaatatttgttttaggcTATATTTAATTCCTAATCGAAtcctaaattaataaaagaa is a window encoding:
- the LOC100818746 gene encoding protein BONZAI 3; translation: MGTCFSDIKGGKQAVGGKSNEATGTGATTNNNGGQNDAVDFFYKTQGFQQLFTQVELSLSASNLLDLDIASKSDPMVVVYAKKRDGKLEELGRTEVILNCLNPEWIEKISVAFHFEIVQPLEFHVYDIDTKYHSVPTKTLKLGDQEFLGMTSCTLSEIVTKPSRSLSLRLQNKSGHGVLRNLGAITIHAEETVASKSAVEMVLSCSHLDNKDVFSKSDPFLRISRMIESGGYIPICKTEVINDNLNPKWKPVCLSGHKFGSKDSPLVIECFDFNSSGDHVLIGKVQKSVADLEKLYGERTGVNLIIPSTRHRQEKVLKGQLFVDQYCEKEQFSFIDYISSGFELNFMVAVDFTASNGNPQHSDSLHYIDAYGRLNSYQQAIMEVGEVIQFYDSDRQFPAWGFGGKIPGGTVSHCFNLCGNPGASEVAGVEGIMDAYASALCRVTLSGPTLFGPVINMAAQIASHALTSHCSTKYYVLLIITDGVVTDLQETINALVEASDLPLSILIVGVGSADFTSMEVLDADNGRRLESSTGRVATRDMVQFVPMREVQSGQISVVRALLEELPDQFLSFMRSRGINPLPSHFSKASTSTMQ